One Spinacia oleracea cultivar Varoflay chromosome 4, BTI_SOV_V1, whole genome shotgun sequence DNA segment encodes these proteins:
- the LOC130471787 gene encoding uncharacterized protein: MDQSWISTKIPSDPEYQAGVREFIKFAVKNGGGRSKLRCPCIMCHNFLHKRPGEILNHLSKWAFDKTYTCWIWHGECRDETTVGNSEANVCEGHNTNEGDRLEEMLHQVEEAFDEDPFTFESLLNDSEKPLYEGCTKYTRLSAIIRLYNVKASQGLTDIDFNLILEVFKDMLPDDNVLPSRTYEAKKTLSLMGLPYEKIHACPNDCMLYRNQNESLESCSVCNASRYKKEEGRVPAKVLWYFPIIPRFKRLFSNARDAEKLTWHFDSREDDGFLRHPADSPQWRFIDGKFPEFAKEKRNLRLALSTDGFNPFGSLSSTYSTWPVVLITYNLSPTLCMKRRYMMLSLLISGPRQPGNDIDVYLAPLIDDLKMLWETGVEVFDAYRNEKFNLKAMLFCTIQDFPAYGNLSGYTVKGKAACPLCMEQFPGHWLNGSGKHVFDSHRVFLPCDHHYRYMKKAFNGKQEFGERPKIMSGVEVFEKIKDIQITFGKKHRNFLSKQGFKKCSKLWSLPYWRFLFVRHSLDVMHIEKNVCDSLIGTLLNIPGKTKDGPKSRADLETLGIRQELHVVEKESGRKYLPPAAYTLSRKEKIELCESLAGVKVPQGYSSNIRSLVNMDTLKLVGLKSHDCHVLMQQLLPVAIRSILPKNVRHAIIRLCLFFNAIYSKVIDPKDLKALEEDIIIILCQLEMYFPPSFFDIMVHLTVHLVREIRYCGPVYLRVQWAFERQMRTYQGYVTNAYRPEGCIAEKLFYEEVVAYVSEFMVNAMKIGLPVSRHSGRMDGHGTLGRKQLDMSYENWHKAHSYILHNEDEVAPYVERHMRHLRKYNPRANPKSLAEKQSKSFIVWFKDEVIRELEDPSVVVSDRVKSLAFGPNFSATYYSGYVINGCTFYTRFQDDISTMQNSGVTLESEAIHFASAKDKNPVCATMRYYGVIEEIWELHYSKFSIPVFKCQWFDSNGVVESSLGQIFVNLKKTGHKEDPFILANQARQIFYMNDPSDKRMAAVITPRSRVAFFSIDATGDCLDDTMLEASSLGRRNVQVRGDDDDDNADDSSMYVRDDHNEGTWVEEQKNSKGVKLKRKRKRSN, translated from the coding sequence ATGGATCAAAGTTGgatttcaacaaaaattccGAGTGACCCAGAATATCAAGCAGGTGTAAGGGAATTCATTAAGTTTGCTGTTAAGAATGGTGGAGGCCGCTCCAAGCTACGTTGTCCTTGTATCATGTGCCATAATTTCTTGCATAAGAGACCCGGAGAAATTCTTAATCATTTATCTAAATGGGCATTTGATAAAACATATACATGTTGGATTTGGCACGGCGAATGCAGGGACGAAACAACGGTCGGTAACTCTGAGGCTAATGTTTGTGAAGGTCATAATACGAATGAGGGAGataggttagaggaaatgcttCATCAAGTTGAGGAAGCTTTTGATGAAGACCCTTTCACATTTGAGAGCTTGCTAAATGACTCCGAAAAGCCTCTCTATGAAGGCTGCACTAAGTATACAAGGTTGTCTGCAATAATAAGGTTGTATAACGTGAAGGCGAGCCAGGGTTTGACTGATATAGACTTTAATTTGATACTGGAAGTGTTCAAAGATATGCTTCCAGATGATAATGTCCTTCCAAGTCGTACATATGAGGCAAAAAAGACATTAAGCCTTATGGGTTTACCTTATGAGAAAATTCATGCTTGCCCTAACGATTGCATGTTGTATAGAAAtcaaaatgagtcattagagaGTTGCTCAGTTTGTAATGCCTCGAGGTACAAGAAAGaggaaggacgagtccctgcTAAGGTATTATGGTATTTTCCAATAATACCGAGGTTTAAAAGGCTATTTTCTAATGCGAGAGATGCCGAGAAGTTGACATGGCATTTTGATAGTCGAGAAGATGATGGATTTCTTAGGCACCCCGCTGACTCACCACAATGGAGGTTTATTGATGGGAAATTCCCCGAGTTTGCCAAAGAAAAGCGTAATCTACGCCTTGCTTTGTCTACTGATGGGTTCAATCCATTTGGCTCCTTGAGTAGCACTTATAGTACTTGGCCTGttgttttgattacctacaactTATCTCCCACACTTTGCATGAAAAGAAGGTATATGATGTTATCATTGCTAATTTCTGGTCCAAGACAGCCTGGTAATGACATCGACGTGTATTTGGCTCCTCTGATCGACGATTTGAAGATGCTTTGGGAAACAGGTGTAGAAGTGTTTGATGCATATCGAAATGAGAAATTTAATTTGAAAGCAATGTTGTTCTGCACTATTCAAGATTTTCCGGCATATGGTAATTTGTCTGGGTATACAGTGAAAGGGAAGGCAGCATGCCCCTTATGTATGGAGCAATTTCCGGGACATTGGTTGAACGGATCAGGGAAGCATGTGTTTGATAGTCATCGTGTATTTCTGCCATGTGATCATCACTATCGTTACATGAAAAAGGCCTTCAATGGGAAACAAGAATTTGGAGAGCGTCCAAAGATCATGTCTGGTGTAGAGGTGTTTGAGAAGATAAAAGATATCCAGATCACATTTGGGAAGAAACATCGAAATTTTCTTTCTAAGCAAGGGTTTAAGAAGTGTTCAAAATTGTGGAGCTTGCCATATTGGAGATTTCTTTTCGTGAGACATTCTCTTGATGTGATGCATATTGAGAAGAATGTGTGTGATAGTCTAATTGGTACATTATTGAACATCCCTGGGAAGACTAAAGATGGCCCGAAATCTAGAGCTGACTTAGAGACACTTGGGATCAGACAGGAACTCCATGTTGTTGAGAAGGAGAGTGGTCGAAAATACTTGCCTCCTGCTGCGTATACACTGTCTAGGAAAGAGAAAATCGAGTTATGTGAGAGCTTGGCAGGAGTTAAAGTGCCACAGGGGTATTCTTCTAACATTCGTAGCCTTGTAAACATGGATACCTTGAAGCTTGTGGGCCTtaagtctcatgattgtcatGTCCTAATGCAACAATTATTACCCGTGGCTATTCGTTcaattttgcctaaaaatgttcGACATGCCATTATCagactttgtttgttttttaatGCAATTTATAGTAAAGTCATTGATCCTAAAGATTTGAAAGCTTTGGAGGAAGatattattataattttatgCCAATTAGAGATGTACTTTCCTCCATCGTTTTTCGATATCATGGTTCATTTGACGGTTCACCTAGTAAGAGAGATAAGATATTGTGGTCCTGTATATTTGAGAGTTCAATGGGCTTTTGAAAGGCAAATGAGAACGTACCAGGGATATGTTACAAATGCTTATCGGCCTGAGGGTTGTATTGCCGAAAAACTTTTCTACGAAGAAGTTGTCGCATATGTTAGTGAATTTATGGTAAATGCAATGAAGATAGGACTTCCTGTATCTCGGCATAGTGGAAGAATGGATGGTCATGGGACCCTAGGTCGTAAACAACTTGATATGTCTTATGAAAACTGGCACAAGGCACATTCATATATTCTGCATAATGAGGATGAAGTTGCACCATATGTCGAAAGACACATGAGACACTTGAGGAAGTACAATCCAAGGGCGAATCCGAAATCCTTAGCTGAAAAACAAAGTAAGTCATTCATTGTTTGGTTCAAAGATGAAGTAATCAGGGAACTTGAGGACCCTTCAGTAGTAGTTTCTGATCGAGTTAAGAGTTTAGCATTTGGACCCAACTTTAGTGCAACTTACTATTCTGGATATGTTATTAATGGCTGCACTTTTTACACCAGGTTTCAAGATGATATTAGTACTATGCAAAACAGTGGGGTTACTTTGGAATCTGAAGCTATTCATTTTGCTAGTGCGAAAGATAAGAATCCGGTTTGTGCTACAATGCGAtactatggagtcattgaagaGATTTGGGAGTTGCATTACTCTAAGTTTTCGATTCCTGTTTTTAAATGCCAATGGTTTGACAGTAACGGAGTTGTAGAAAGTAGCTTAGGGCAAATATTTGTCAATCTTAAAAAGACCGGTCACAAAGAGGATCCTTTTATATTAGCTAATCAAGCTAGGCAGATTTTTTATATGAATGACCCCTCTGATAAGAGAATGGCAGCAGTCATCACACCAAGGTCTCGAGTTGCCTTCTTTTCCATCGATGCCACTGGTGATTGTTTAGATGATACTATGTTGGAGGCTAGTTCTTTGGGAAGAAGAAATGTACAAGTTCggggtgatgatgatgatgataatgctGATGATTCGTCGATGTATGTGAGAGATGACCATAACGAGGGTACATGGGTTGAAGAACAAAAGAATAGCAAGGGAGTCAAGCTAAAGCGAAAGCGAAAGCGTTCTAATTAA